The nucleotide window CACCAGACGCAATTCAAGTCGAATGCTCTCTTCGCTGTCGGACTCCGGCAGGTCTTCACTGCCTTCACCAAGGGATATCGACCTGCTGATCACCTCACCGAGCTGTTTGATGCCCTGTGCAGTTGCAACGGTTTCAACGCCCAACAGCTGAATTCCGTCGCAGAGGGATCAGAAAAAGCTGTGGCCGGCCACAGCATGGAGGAGGTACAGGCTTGGTTGCAGTCGAAAGGTGAAGGGGCTCCAGAACCTCTCGCCACTGGTCTTGCCGACATTGCTGGTGAGCAGTTCCATTACTCAAGACTGATGGCCGTCGGTCTGTTTTCTCTTCTTTCCTCAGCGCAGGGCGTTGAGTCACAAGATCCTGAAGACCTCTGCAAGACAGCCCACAGCATCGGTGAACAGATAGGACTATCCAGACCTCGTCTGGAGAAGGATCTCAGCCTGTACAGAAACAACCTTGAAAAGATGGCCCAGGCGGTCGAACTGATGGAGGAAACGCTTGCTTCAGAACGGCGGAAACGTGAGCGACAGTCCTCTGAAAGCAACCAGACTCAGGATTGAGGCAGCAGGAGCTGCCCTCGCATCCTCCATAGGCCCTTCGTGAGCCCTCTGGCATCCAGAGGACTGACCTGAAAGGTCATCGTTGATGCTTTGGTCATCGGCTTTGGCCAACGTCCGCTCAGAAGATCCATTGATACAAGGGTGGACGGGTCAGATTGAACAACCAACCCAGATCCCTTGGGTTGGTCAAAACCACGGATGAAAGCAGTCCCTTCCGGTTCAATACCAAATCCAATGCTAAGCAGCGGATTCTTTTTCATACGAAGCCAACGCCAGCCACCGATGACCGTTTTCTTGGGATCATCCCCTTTAACCCAGAGTTGCTTCCCCTGATCAGACTGAGCTGGTGAGGATGGGAGCGAATCGTATCCCCGACTCCGAAGCCGCTCACTGACGGTGTCAAGAACCTTGTTCCATGAACCTTGATCTCCTGAAACTGGAATCTGCAACTGAAGCCCGGCTCGGTAGAACCCTTTGGGCCGGCCGATGAGTCGCAGAGAAAAAGGCGATGCACTGATCTGCGTTCGCAACACTTCGTTGATGCCGTAATTCTGCTCAAGAGGAACCTGGATGATCTGCCGACTCAGCAGGGTGCCGAGAATCAACTGCAATGCAGATCCTTCAACCTGCAACAAGGTGAATTGATCGACTGGAGCCGGTTCAGTTGCAGCATTGTTCCAAACAACCAGTTTTGCTTGCGCAGGATTGTTCCGGAGAGGGCGTTGTGAAATCACGCCATTCCACTGCAGAACTTGTCCCTGCAGACGCAGTTGCATGCATCCTTCTCGTCCTCTCTGAAGTAAAGGAGCGAGTGTTCCGCTGACGGATGCCAACGCGTCGGCTGTCCAGTAGACGCTGGTTTGCTCTGCCAAAGATTCAAGGCATGACGCAAACAACCCAGCCTTAGCGAAGGATGCAGATTGAGCATGTCCCGCTTTGACGCGTTGCAAGAGCTGTTCGCGATGCAGTTGATCCGTGCCAACCACCACAAGATTTCCGTAGCGCTGGCTGAAAGAATCTTGCGATCGTGGCGGAATCAGAGTTGCAGGAAGAATTAAATAGGCTTCTCCATCGAGAGACCAGGCCTGCCACCAGAGCATTCCACCTTGGCGTTGCCAGAGATCTCCAGCCGGTTTCACTCCAAGGCGTGCATTCCAGAGGGAAGGAACAGGACGGCGAGGATCACCCTTGAAACTCTGAATCAGGATGAATGCATCAGCCATTCGGCCGAGAGAACGAATCGTTCCTTCGCGATCAGAAAGTCTGCGACTTTCCGTGAGAAAAAGTCCAGTAATCGATCCGAATACCAGCAACAGGATGCCTAGTCCTGTAACAGGTAACGACCTCAGTACAAAATGAAAAAACCTACGGCTTGATGAATGGGACTCAACTGCGACCACGTGGTGAACGCCGACGACGGCGGTCTCTCCACTCAATGGTAGACAGATAAATCACGGCGACACTAACAAAAACGAGCAAAGCCGTGGCCGTGACTGCCAAACCTTGATTCAGTAACTGGGGTTGAACTGTGCTCAACACCTCAGAAGTTCAGCGTGCCGTCTCCGTTGCGACCCCAAACCACCATGGCGATCGAGAAACTGAAAACAGCTGCGAGAGAAGCCCAAGCCAGGGTGAACAGCATGTCTTTAACGAGAGTGCTCTGAGTTTACCTAATGTATTTGTTGGTTCAGGCCAGTTGTTCACGAGCTCTCATGACTTCGTCATCACCGGGCGTTTCCACCGTTCTTGAACGGGATCGGCAAGCGCTTCGCTACCCCCAAGCTCGCGTGATCGTCCTCAACGACGACGTGAACACCTTCGAGCATGTTGTGGAGAGTCTTTGCAGGATCATTCCTGGCATGAACACTGACAAAGCCTGGGCTTTGGCACGTCGTGTCGATGGAGAAGGTTCCGCAGAGGTCTGGTGTGGCCCTCTCGAGCAAGCGGAGCTTTACCACCAGCAACTGGGAGCTGATGGCTTAACGATGGCTCCAATCGAACGTTGCTAGTGATCGTAGGGTTCACTGGCATGCGATCGACCACGTGGGTTCGGCCCGGTTTTTTTTCCTCGCTTTTCGTCTGGGTCTTTTTCAGGCTTGTCTTGGAGCGTTATCAGTTCTCACCCTGGGGATCTTCAACAGGCTTCTGATTGAAGAATTCGCCGTGCCTGCAGCGTTGACGGCCCTTGCCCTTGGCTCACAACAGCTCGTTGCTTTTACTCGCGTGTGGTTCGGCCAACGATCGGATCGCTGCCGCTGGAAGGGACTTCGCCGAACCCCTTTCATCATTGGCGGAGCCGCTGCATTCTGTGTGCTGACCTGGATCGCTGGACGGCTGGTTCTTTGGATCGCTGCTGCATCCATGCTCGATGACACCTCCGCTGTCATCGCACGAGGGCTGTTATTGGCAGTCGTTTTCTTGTTCTATGGCCTTGCGATTTCCGCCAGTTCAACACCATTTGCGGCACTGTTGGTTGACGTGAGCACCGACAAGCAACGTCCAGTTCTGGTCTCGATCGTCTGGTCCATGCTGATGGTTGGGATTGTTGTCGGCGCCATCCTCTTGAGCTCCTTTCTCGGCTCCTCCTGTGCAAGCGCGGAACTCACGGATGTCATTGATGGGGTGAGGCGACTGATCACAGTCGCCCCCATCGTGATCTTTGGCCTCGTGCTGGTCGCGATCACTGGTGTTGAACCAAAAATCACCAACAGCAATCGGGTTGGCGAGGGTCAGAGCACGGATCAGGAGATCTCACTGGCGGTGTCCTGGACAATTCTCCGATCCTCACCACAGGTGGGCTACTTCTTTGCAGTGTTATCGCTTTTCACGTTTTCGCTCTTCCTGCAAGAAGCCGTCCTTGAACCCTATGCAGGAGCGACCTTCGCACTGGATGTCTGTGCCACCACAAGGCTGAATGCCATCTGGGGGATCGGAACGTTGCTCGGGATTGCCACGACAGGGTTTCTGTTCGTGCCCAGGCTCGGTGCTCAACGCACAGCTCTGGTGGGAGGTCTCCTGTCTGCGGTTTTTGTGCTGCTCATGGTGGTGGCAGGAGGCATGGGATCTGAACCTTTGTTCAGGGG belongs to Synechococcus sp. WH 7805 and includes:
- the psb29 gene encoding photosystem II biogenesis protein Psp29, which codes for MTGLRTIADSKRAFHAAFPYVIPSLYRRTADELLVELHLLSHQTQFKSNALFAVGLRQVFTAFTKGYRPADHLTELFDALCSCNGFNAQQLNSVAEGSEKAVAGHSMEEVQAWLQSKGEGAPEPLATGLADIAGEQFHYSRLMAVGLFSLLSSAQGVESQDPEDLCKTAHSIGEQIGLSRPRLEKDLSLYRNNLEKMAQAVELMEETLASERRKRERQSSESNQTQD
- the petN gene encoding cytochrome b6-f complex subunit PetN, which gives rise to MLFTLAWASLAAVFSFSIAMVVWGRNGDGTLNF
- the clpS gene encoding ATP-dependent Clp protease adapter ClpS — translated: MTSSSPGVSTVLERDRQALRYPQARVIVLNDDVNTFEHVVESLCRIIPGMNTDKAWALARRVDGEGSAEVWCGPLEQAELYHQQLGADGLTMAPIERC
- a CDS encoding BCD family MFS transporter, with protein sequence MGSARFFFLAFRLGLFQACLGALSVLTLGIFNRLLIEEFAVPAALTALALGSQQLVAFTRVWFGQRSDRCRWKGLRRTPFIIGGAAAFCVLTWIAGRLVLWIAAASMLDDTSAVIARGLLLAVVFLFYGLAISASSTPFAALLVDVSTDKQRPVLVSIVWSMLMVGIVVGAILLSSFLGSSCASAELTDVIDGVRRLITVAPIVIFGLVLVAITGVEPKITNSNRVGEGQSTDQEISLAVSWTILRSSPQVGYFFAVLSLFTFSLFLQEAVLEPYAGATFALDVCATTRLNAIWGIGTLLGIATTGFLFVPRLGAQRTALVGGLLSAVFVLLMVVAGGMGSEPLFRGALFLFGTAAGISTNASLTLMLGLTSPLMAGTFIGVWGLAQAYARGLATIGGGALLSFFGQFTGSQNSFSAYAGVFIVQAFGLLVAGVMLLRVDTNLFQSKVEQALSSVLASELD